A genomic segment from Drosophila miranda strain MSH22 chromosome 3, D.miranda_PacBio2.1, whole genome shotgun sequence encodes:
- the LOC108158231 gene encoding peptidoglycan-recognition protein SC1a: protein MVSKVALLLAVLVCSQYMAQGVYVVSKAEWGGRAPSWTVALGNYLGYAIIHHTAGSYCETRAACGAVLRSVQNYHMDSLGWPDIGYNFLIGGDGSVYEGRGWNRMGAHAAEWNPYSIGISFLGNYNWDTLEPNMIAAAKELLNDAVNRGQISSGYVLYGHRQVSATECPGTHIWNEIRGWSHWSG, encoded by the coding sequence ATGGTGTCCAAAGTTGCTCTTCTTCTCGCCGTGCTGGTGTGCAGCCAGTACATGGCGCAAGGCGTCTACGTCGTCTCCAAGGCGGAGTGGGGCGGCCGTGCACCCAGCTGGACTGTAGCCTTGGGCAACTATCTCGGCTACGCCATCATCCATCACACGGCCGGCTCCTACTGCGAGACCCGCGCCGCGTGCGGAGCTGTCCTGCGCAGCGTCCAGAACTACCACATGGACTCCCTGGGCTGGCCCGACATCGGCTACAACTTCCTCATTGGCGGCGATGGCAGTGTGTACGAGGGCCGTGGCTGGAACCGCATGGGTGCCCATGCTGCCGAGTGGAACCCCTACAGCATTGGCATCAGCTTCCTGGGCAACTACAACTGGGACACCCTGGAGCCAAACATGATCGCCGCTGCCAAGGAACTGCTCAACGACGCCGTCAACCGTGGCCAGATCAGCTCCGGATACGTTCTCTACGGCCATCGCCAGGTCAGCGCCACCGAGTGCCCCGGCACCCACATCTGGAACGAGATCCGCGGCTGGTCCCACTGGTCTGGCTAG
- the LOC108158221 gene encoding mitochondrial sodium/calcium exchanger protein-like has protein sequence MNNSLESQNDNPFGIRYDEMSCFAIMEYAFEERCALAHKVHECDIVSTLSNYFSLLYCELKIRRRIEELIALFFILVIVLGLMVIISNVVDSHFSPMLKIIAMKLGMSQYLAGTTLVALGNTLPEALANMMPVRSDAPMYSISISNSLALILVGGGMVWYLKPFKMNSHNTMRDLLYLILSCELLTFLLLRPKTITPRDGIYLIILYALYLILIFTDLIGLRLTINSLRRQIDEAYQMSASGKRNDQIRKMENTLKELEKDHRIRIHQYGNKKRSVSWRGSSEHPLKSSRRISLGFATPYPKREKPEVNFEATRTVLYSRSNSRNRFLFSDFLENLMPIDLELWEFVGNMRRFLMILKAPLKLICTLFLPVVDYEIYRHGWCKLLNCIQIITTPLIGITLLHSIMSNEFTGFVIIPQFAYAQWSLCITVPLAIIVFVHSRTDIPPVYHSMFLGLNAGGCLLIMGICAAELEILCCIAGLIVYLSEGFVAVTFRSMASSIDDTIVVVSLALEGYEQLALGAILGAPIFNILVSMGLAILLQETVRRGTAWFLIGKHGMNCYIFLNVAIISMLFWTMTFNFNARRSAGVFSFILYLIFIVFAACVEWNVVHEFSKDLHVDPK, from the exons ATGAATAATTCACTTGAAAGCCAGAATGATAACCCGTTCGGCATTCGATATGATGAG ATGAGCTGCTTTGCCATAATGGAGTATGCTTTTGAGGAACGATGCGCGTTGGCCCACAAGGTGCACGAGTGCGACATAGTCTCGACTTTGTCAAATTATTTCTCCCTTCTGTACTGCGAGCTGAAAATACGACGCAGGATAGAAGAGTTGATCGCGCTATTCTTTATCTTGGTGATAGTCCTTGGCCTGATGGTCATTATTTCCAATGTCGTGGACTCTCA TTTCAGTCCCATGCTGAAGATTATAGCGATGAAGTTGGGCATGAGTCAGTACTTAGCCGGGACTACGCTGGTCGCCTTGGGCAATACCCTTCCGGAGGCATTGGCAAACATGATGCCAGTGAGGTCCGACGCCCCTATGTACTCCATATCCATTAGCAATTCGTTGGCTCTCATCCTGGTTGGCGGCGGTATGGTCTGGTACCTCAAACCCTTCAAGATGAATTCCCACAACACCATGAGGGATCTCCTCTATCTGATACTGTCGTGTGAACTCCTGACTTTCTTATTGTTACGTCCCAAAACAATTACACCTAGAGATGGGATTT ATCTGATCATTTTGTACGCCCTTTACTTGATCCTAATATTTACCGATCTAATCGGGCTGCGATTGACCATTAATT CGTTACGAAGACAGATTGATGAAGCATATCAGATGTCAGCATCAGGGAAACGAAATGACCAGATAAGGAAAATGGAGAACACTCTTAAGGAATTGGAAAAAGATCATCGCATAAGAATTCATCAATACGGGAATAAAAAACGAAGTGTCTCTTGGAGAGGCTCCAGCGAGCATCCATTGAAATCTAGCCGGAGGATTTCATTGGGATTCGCCACACCCTATCCAAAAAGAGAAAAACCAGAAGTGAATTTTGAGGCAACACGCACGGTACTGTATTCGAGGAGTAATTCGAGGAACCGATTTCTCTTCTCAGATTTCTTAGAGAACCTGATGCCCATAGATTTGGAGCTATGGGAATTTGTCGGAAATATGCGGCGGTTCTTGATGATATTAAAAGCACCTTTAAAACTCATCTGTACATTATTTCTGCCTGTTGTGGACTACGAGATCTACAGGCACGGCTGGTGCAAGCTGCTCAACTGCATACAGATAATCACTACCCCCTTAATTGGGATCACTCTGCTTCACT CAATCATGTCGAATGAATTCACTGGATTTGTTATTATACCTCAATTCGCATATGCCCAGTGGAGTCTTTGCATCACAGTTCCCCTGGCTATCATTGTATTCGTGCATTCCCGAACCGATATACCACCCGTGTACCATTCG ATGTTCCTTGGCTTGAATGCTGGCGGTTGTCTGCTAATAATGGGGATTTGTGCTGCCGAGCTGGAGATCCTGTGCTGCATTGCGGGACTGATCGTCTACCTTTCCGAGGGCTTCGTCGCAGTCACCTTCCGATCGATGGCCAGTTCCATCGATGACACGATTGTGGTTGTATCTCTGGCCTTGGAGGGGTACGAACAACTGGCCCTGGGCGCTATACTTGGTGCCCCCATCTTTA ATATATTGGTTAGCATGGGATTGGCTATTCTGCTTCAGGAGACGGTCCGCCGCGGCACTGCTTGGTTCCTCATTGGAAAGCATGGCATGAACTGTTACATCTTTTTGAATGTGGCCATCATATCCATGTTGTTTTGGACCATGACTTTCAACTTCAACGCGCGCCGCTCAGCTGGGGTATTCTCATTTATTTTGTACTTAATTTTTATCGTTTTTGCCGCCTGCGTTGAGTGGAACGTGGTTCATGAGTTCTCCAAAGATCTTCATGTGGATccaaaataa
- the LOC108160961 gene encoding mitochondrial sodium/calcium exchanger protein-like, translated as MSVKKLNGSDSRVSYEFGHFLLDMSCTMVMRLPYSKRCKMATEVQNCEKIVNIFNYFSMMYCSFKITDQFMEICVMFLFVLICLAFLELMSSSIRLFFTPALKIVSVWLHMNEYLTGVTLLSFGNAIPDIIGNLAPIRGNASIFSIVIGNALVIILLNGGIVCFLKPFKLSGSSATRDLLFLLLSVELSRYMILYGGKGTILKSAVVISIYFVYLSVNILDLVIQRHSIRKLRREIQELMGHPPGVQRDQEIAEKRQAIYELKIHDDMVITDTADYRRRAKHRTFKNTNAAFFTTSKVLDHHVPVDFSATGKMLHDDRNPKNLYLFSDFLESLNPIDMEDWELGGRLSRLYQIIGCPLVFLMLLVIPYVDYEKAKHGWSKLLNCTQIITAPFIYIILVHSMMVSEFSGWYIVLQFSYAKWTFLLTVPLAIAVFAHSRTDRPPFYHIVFVGLSFTIAIVNIWICTCEIEVLTSVIAIVFNISSNFMAITFGSVSIAAADIIANATLVLQGYEKMVFAAIIGGPLFNNIMSIGISLFYNEGVRQDGTASLYGSHGENCYVFIMITIISTLCWCFFYNFLMRRSAGILLLFIFLLFFIYTAGMEWGFVHGFNDDTQKGPM; from the exons ATGTCTGTTAAGAAATTGAATGGAAGTGATTCTAGAGTTTCCTATGAATTCGGTCACTTTCTATTGGAT ATGAGCTGTACGATGGTGATGAGACTCCCTTACAGCAAGCGTTGCAAGATGGCCACGGAAGTGCAGAATTGCGAGAAAATCGTGAATATCTTCAACTACTTTAGCATGATGTACTGCTCGTTTAAAATTACCGATCAATTTATGGAGATTTGCGTGATGTTTTTATTCGTTCTGATATGCCTCGCATTTCTGGAGCTGATGTCATCGAGCATTAGGCTATT CTTTACTCCTGCCTTGAAAATCGTCTCTGTATGGCTGCATATGAACGAGTACCTGACGGGTGTTACCCTACTGTCCTTTGGCAATGCCATACCGGACATTATAGGCAATCTGGCGCCAATTAGGGGCAATGCGTCGATATTTTCTATCGTCATTGGCAACGCACTGGTCATCATACTCCTAAATGGGGGTATTGTCTGCTTTCTGAAGCCATTCAAGCTGAGCGGTTCCAGCGCCACCAGAGACCTTCTGTTTCTACTGCTTTCTGTGGAGCTTTCACGATATATGATATTATACGGCGGAAAGGGGACCATTCTGAAAAGTGCTG TGGTGAtttctatttattttgtttatttatctGTCAATATACTCGATCTCGTCATTCAGCGCCATAGCATCAGAA AACTTCGAAGGGAAATTCAAGAACTAATGGGTCATCCTCCTGGCGTGCAACGAGACCAAGAGATCGCAGAAAAACGACAAGCAATATATGAACTAAAAATTCACGACGACATGGTTATCACAGACACTGCCGATTACCGGCGTAGGGCTAAACATCGGACCTTTAAGAATACCAATGCGGCTTTCTTTACCACATCCAAGGTGCTGGACCATCATGTGCCAGTTGACTTTAGTGCTACTGGAAAAATGCTCCATGATGACCGAAATCCGAAGAACTTGTATCTGTTCAGCGATTTCCTCGAGTCACTGAATCCCATTGATATGGAGGATTGGGAGCTGGGTGGCAGGTTATCTCGGTTATATCAGATCATTGGATGTCCACTGGTTTTCCTAATGCTTTTGGTCATTCCCTATGTGGATTATGAGAAGGCAAAGCACGGATGGAGCAAGTTGCTCAACTGCACGCAGATCATTACGGCTCCGTTCATCTACATTATCCTTGTGCATT CAATGATGGTTTCCGAATTCAGCGGCTGGTACATCGTACTCCAATTTTCCTACGCAAAGTGGACCTTCCTTCTGACAGTGCCTTTGGCCATAGCTGTCTTCGCTCATAGTCGCACAGATCGGCCGCCCTTCTACCATATC GTCTTTGTCGGCCTGAGCTTCACCATTGCCATTGTGAATATCTGGATTTGCACCTGCGAAATTGAGGTGCTAACTTCTGTTATTGCCATTGTCTTCAACATATCCTCAAACTTCATGGCCATCACCTTTGGCTCAGTGTCGATTGCGGCTGCGGATATAATAGCAAACGCCACCCTCGTCCTGCAGGGCTACGAGAAGATGGTGTTTGCGGCCATAATAGGTGGACCACTTTTCA ACAACATAATGAGCATCGGCATATCCCTATTTTATAATGAGGGTGTTCGCCAAGATGGCACGGCGTCTCTATACGGCTCCCACGGGGAGAACTGTTACGTATTCATCATGATAACTATCATAAGCACATTGTGCTGGTGCTTCTTCTATAACTTCCTTATGCGACGTTCCGCTGGCATTTTATTGTTGTTCATATTTTTGCTGTTTTTTATTTACACAGCTGGCATGGAGTGGGGCTTCGTGCACGGCTTCAACGATGATACCCAAAAGGGTCCTATGTAA
- the LOC108160962 gene encoding peptidoglycan-recognition protein SC1a has protein sequence MVSKVALLLAVLVCSQYMAQGVYVVSKAEWGGRAPSWTVALGNYLGYAIIHHTAGSYCETRAACGAVLRSVQNYHMDSLGWPDIGYNFLIGGDGSVYEGRGWNRMGAHAAEWNPYSIGISFLGNYNWDTLEPNMIAAAKELLNDAVNRGQISSGYVLYGHRQVSATECPGTHIWNEIRGWSHWSG, from the coding sequence ATGGTGTCCAAAGTTGCTCTTCTTCTCGCCGTGCTGGTGTGCAGCCAGTACATGGCGCAAGGCGTCTACGTCGTCTCCAAGGCGGAGTGGGGCGGCCGTGCACCCAGCTGGACTGTAGCCTTGGGCAACTATCTCGGCTACGCCATCATCCATCACACGGCCGGCTCCTACTGCGAGACCCGCGCCGCGTGCGGAGCTGTCCTGCGCAGCGTCCAGAACTACCACATGGACTCCCTGGGCTGGCCCGACATCGGCTACAACTTCCTCATTGGCGGCGATGGCAGTGTGTACGAGGGCCGTGGCTGGAACCGCATGGGTGCCCATGCCGCCGAGTGGAACCCCTACAGCATTGGCATCAGCTTCCTGGGCAACTACAACTGGGACACCCTGGAGCCAAACATGATCGCCGCTGCCAAGGAACTGCTCAACGACGCCGTCAACCGTGGCCAGATCAGCTCCGGATACGTTCTCTACGGCCATCGCCAGGTCAGCGCCACCGAGTGCCCCGGCACCCACATCTGGAACGAGATCCGCGGCTGGTCCCACTGGTCCGGCTAG
- the LOC108158305 gene encoding mitochondrial sodium/calcium exchanger protein: MVPTSHPERIPIRIRTDQDDKLNWTYLDHEFYTYLKNMSCMTVMKLPYDRRCMMAQQVLDCQNIINLFNYFKMMYCAFHISDMITEIGVMVLFCLVVIAFLFLMTLTIDVFFAPTMKIVSMKLHMNEYLAGVTLLAFGNTCPDLIANLMPIRADAPIFTITVANSLAIILLSGGMVCFLKPFKMNGPSTVRDLLFLLLSLIMLRSIIFSEGNVTATESIVLMGIYFSYLIINILDLLLLRYTIRKLRREVNQLQTSPGNARVVAEKTRLLNELERDDELNINDTKQINREMTESVEKVFFFNTPKKRIRPPVVDHIANRTIFYNVGNPKNLFLLTEFFESLNPIDKEDWKLAGWCQRILLIVKSPLNFFLILFIPVVDFEKDKHGWSKLLNCTQIITNPFLMITLVHSSATSKYYAWYIVPNLDISKWTPCVTLPLATAVLIHSRTDVPPFYHIMFIILSFSSSIVVIWVCASEMEVLTSIVGIVFNLSGNFMAITFGSVSNAMADIIANSNLALQGYEKMAFAAIIGGPVFALVVTMAIPFAFNKKVRTAGAAFWLYGEHGENCYIFLMITIVATLWWCMIFNFNARRSAGIFMWLIFVIFIIYCTGVEMDIVHEFSRDQLFNPM; the protein is encoded by the exons ATGGTGCCTACATCACATCCTGAACGAATCCCTATCCGCATAAGGACCGATCAAGATGATAAATTGAACTGGACATACTTGGACCATGAGTTCTATACCTATCTCAAGAAC ATGAGCTGCATGACGGTGATGAAACTGCCATATGATAGACGCTGCATGATGGCCCAACAAGTGCTGGACTGTCAGAACATCATCAATCTGTTCAACTACTTCAAGATGATGTACTGTGCGTTCCATATATCCGATATGATAACGGAGATCGGGGTGATGGTGCTGTTTTGCCTGGTTGTGATTGCCTTTCTCTTTCTCATGACTCTAACCATTGACGTGTT CTTCGCGCCTACCATGAAGATCGTTTCTATGAAGCTGCACATGAATGAGTACCTGGCGGGCGTTACACTCTTGGCCTTTGGCAATACATGTCCCGATCTGATAGCCAATCTAATGCCCATTCGGGCCGACGCACCGATATTCACGATAACTGTGGCAAATTCCCTCGCCATAATCCTGCTCAGTGGGGGTATGGTCTGCTTTCTGAAGCCCTTCAAGATGAATGGCCCCAGCACCGTCCGGGATCttctgttcctgctcctcAGTCTGATAATGCTCCGTTCCATAATATTCAGTGAGGGAAACGTGACCGCCACAGAGTCTATTG TGTTAATGGGCATTTATTTTTCCTATCTGATTATCAATATACTGgatctgttgctgctgcgctACACCATAAGGA AACTTCGAAGGGAAGTTAACCAATTGCAAACTTCACCTGGCAACGCACGCGTAGTCGCTGAGAAAACGCGCTTATTGAATGAGCTGGAACGGGATGAcgaattaaatatcaatgaCACTAAACAGATCAATCGAGAAATGACTGAATCAGTCGAGAAGGTATTCTTCTTCAACACACCGAAGAAGAGAATTCGTCCCCCAGTCGTTGACCATATAGCCAACCGAACTATCTTCTATAATGTGGGAAATCCGAAGAACCTTTTTCTACTCACCGAGTTCTTTGAGTCTCTCAATCCCATTGACAAGGAGGACTGGAAGTTGGCTGGCTGGTGTCAGCGCATTCTTCTGATCGTCAAAAGCCCACTCAACTTTTTCCTCATTTTATTTATCCCCGTTGTGGACTTTGAGAAGGACAAGCACGGCTGGAGCAAGCTGCTCAACTGTACGCAGATCATCACGAACCCTTTCCTCATGATCACCCTGGTGCATT CTTCGGCCACCAGTAAGTACTACGCCTGGTACATAGTCCCCAATTTGGACATCTCCAAGTGGACTCCCTGTGTGACACTGCCTCTGGCCACTGCTGTCCTCATTCACAGTCGCACAGATGTGCCGCCCTTCTATCACATT ATGTTCATCATACTCAGTTTTAGCAGCTCAATCGTTGTCATCTGGGTGTGTGCCAGCGAAATGGAGGTGCTAACTTCCATTGTGGGCATTGTCTTCAATCTATCCGGAAACTTCATGGCCATCACCTTTGGGTCAGTGTCCAATGCGATGGCGGACATAATAGCCAACTCCAACCTGGCCCTGCAGGGCTACGAGAAAATGGCCTTTGCGGCCATTATAGGCGGCCCCGTGTTTG CTCTTGTGGTTACCATGGCCATTCCCTTTGCCTTTAATAAAAAAGTTCGCACGGCTGGTGCTGCATTCTGGCTGTATGGCGAGCACGGCGAAAACTGCTACATATTCCTCATGATCACCATCGTGGCCACATTGTGGTGGTGCATGATCTTCAATTTCAACGCCCGCCGATCGGCAGGCATCTTCATGTGGCTGATATTTGTAATATTCATTATTTATTGTACTGGCGTGGAGATGGACATTGTGCACGAGTTCTCAAGGGACCAGCTCTTCAATCCAATGTAA
- the LOC108160897 gene encoding mitochondrial sodium/calcium exchanger protein, producing the protein MAESQDVEHNIMDEEFDEFWDKVSCYVVANFPYDERCDFVLNATDCITETIFVPYMRMLACDLKCRNQFQEIVYLTLFVAFCLQLLMCLTHVVDMYYSPALKVVSQMLHMNEHLAGVTLLAFGNTSPDLAANLAAIKEEVPVFANSLAMALFVSMFTGGMICYISPFKMNTHGTVRDILFFILGVTLLEYVMASHGEVDMTECFVLVLVYISYIVVNILDVYLMRKAMIILERQIGELRDQQQTVEVRKKLGRLEEQYAEYAEDARVEILERPGTRVSVVNPVHDKFTYTTKRASRVRQSVNPLATRSVFYNLTTSRNSGLWRDFATTLNPIDIDEWREANMFGRTFLLAMAPAKVLCAAYIPLVDHELDKHGWSKLLNCIHTFLNPAITIIVSMALNTSHKKKLWYSELANTYVYGVYSCAITVPFAIFVFIHSRTDVPPVYHWVYTIMNLTGSIFLIFVCASEIDKLLGVVGNILNIEEDFMGVTVNAITQALGDLVANTAMAYQGYEKMAYAAAIGGPFFNVLLGTGAVMYFKLNIDMKVTIEEQSGEYGTNAYIFLNLGLFATLLWTSTLDFFARRSMGIFSIMIYLLFLLFAFLIHQNTIHSFASDPTVKPSLELD; encoded by the exons ATGGCAGAGTCGCAGGATGTGGAGCACAATATAATGGACGAGGAGTTCGACGAGTTCTGGGACAAGGTCAGCTGCTACGTGGTGGCAAACTTTCCCTACGACGAGAGATGCGACTTTGTGTTGAATGCCACGGATTGCATTACCGAAACCATATTCGTGCCCTACATGCGGATGCTGGCATGCGACCTGAAGTGCAGGAACCAGTTCCAGGAGATAGTCTACCTCACGTTGTTTGTTGCATTCTGCCTGCAGCTGCTGATGTGCCTGACCCACGTGGTGGACATGTA CTACAGTCCAGCCCTGAAGGTCGTCTCCCAGATGCTGCATATGAACGAGCATTTGGCGGGCGTAACCCTACTGGCGTTTGGCAACACCTCTCCGGATCTGGCAGCCAATCTGGCGGCCATCAAGGAGGAGGTGCCAGTGTTTGCCAACTCTCTGGCAATGGCTCTGTTTGTCTCGATGTTCACCGGGGGCATGATCTGCTATATAAGTCCCTTCAAGATGAATACGCACGGCACTGTACGCGACATACTGTTCTTTATTTTGGGAGTGACCCTGCTGGAATATGTAATGGCCTCCCACGGAGAAGTGGACATGACCGAATGCTTTG TGTTGGTTCTGGTGTACATATCCTACATTGTAGTGAACATTCTGGACGTGTACCTAATGCGGAAAGCCATGATCA TACTGGAACGCCAAATAGGCGAGCTTCGGGACCAGCAACAGACTGTGGAGGTCAGAAAGAAACTGGGAAGACTGGAAGAGCAATACGCAGAATATGCCGAGGACGCGAGGGTGGAGATATTGGAGAGACCCGGCACTAGGGTCTCGGTTGTCAATCCCGTACACGATAAATTCACCTACACCACAAAGCGTGCCTCGCGGGTGCGCCAAAGCGTGAACCCACTGGCCACACGGAGTGTATTTTATAACCTTACGACTAGCAGGAACAGCGGACTCTGGAGGGATTTCGCTACGACCCTCAATCCCATCGATATCGATGAATGGCGGGAGGCGAACATGTTTGGGCGAACCTTCCTCCTGGCCATGGCTCCTGCGAAAGTTCTGTGCGCCGCCTACATACCCCTCGTCGACCATGAACTGGATAAACACGGCTGGAGCAAGCTGCTCAATTGCATCCACACATTCCTGAATCCGGCCATTACCATTATCGTCTCCATGG CGTTGAATACGTCCCATAAGAAGAAATTGTGGTACTCGGAACTGGCAAACACATACGTTTACGGGGTGTACTCCTGTGCGATCACTGTTCCCTTCGCCATCTTTGTCTTTATACATTCTCGGACCGATGTGCCGCCCGTCTACCACTGG GTGTACACGATCATGAACCTGACTGGCTCTATCTTCCTGATCTTTGTCTGTGCATCGGAGATCGACAAGCTGCTGGGAGTGGTGGGCAACATATTGAATATAGAAGAGGACTTTATGGGCGTCACAGTCAACGCCATTACCCAGGCGTTGGGGGATCTGGTGGCCAACACGGCCATGGCCTATCAGGGCTATGAGAAGATGGCCTATGCGGCAGCCATCGGAGGTCCCTTCTTCA ACGTCCTCCTGGGCACGGGTGCTGTTATGTACTTCAAATTAAATATTGACATGAAGGTCACCATAGAGGAGCAGTCCGGGGAGTATGGCACCAATGCGTACATTTTCCTCAATTTAGGCCTCTTTGCCACGCTGCTTTGGACCTCAACGCTGGACTTTTTTGCGCGCCGCTCCATGGGAATATTCTCAATAATGATATACCTTCTATTCCTTTTATTTGCATTCCTTATTCATCAGAACACCATTCACTCGTTTGCCAGCGATCCAACGGTTAAGCCTTCGCTTGAGTTGGACTGA
- the LOC108160896 gene encoding CTD nuclear envelope phosphatase 1 yields MIWRQFLFAIMSSSASALDVDSSVDPSVGPPVAPTPSMMVLVRDELYSYLRRMLSFLAARTLEFIRPDRYIIYKEVAPSSMCAIQLERVPRKTLILDLDETLLHSCYIDPETKENVGGSQVPACAVPDYQIHLTIDGIEPILFSVFKRPHVDEFLDHVAQWYDLAIYTASVESYAARVVDLLDAGRGILQRRFYRQHCRSNTSIVSKDLTLVNRDLSRTLIIDNTPNAYRDFPHNAIPIKSFIYDPNDRELLKLLPFLDALRFTKDVRSILRRRVENH; encoded by the exons ATGATTTGGAGGCAATTCCTATTCGCTATAATG AGTTCTTCGGCTTCAGCCTTAGACGTGGACTCGTCTGTGGACCCGTCTGTGGGGCCGCCTGTGGCCCCAACGCCATCGATGATGGTTTTGGTTCGCGACGAACTCTACAGCTACCTTCGACGAATGCTGAGCTTTTTGGCGGCCAGGACCCTTGAGTTCATTCGACCGGATCGATACATTATCTACAAGGAGGTGGCTCCGTCGAGCATGTGCGCCATTCAACTTGAACGTGTGCCGCGAAAGACGTTGATACTGGACCTGGACGAGACGCTGCTTCACTCATGCTACATTGATCCGGAGACCAAGGAGAACGTGGGCGGCAGCCAAGTGCCGGCCTGCGCAGTTCCCGATTACCAGATCCATCTGACGATCGATGGCATAGAGCCGATTCTGTTCAGTGTCTTCAAGCGGCCCCATGTCGACGAGTTCCTCGATCATGTGGCCCAGTGGTATGACCTGGCCATCTATACGGCCAGTGTGGAGTCGTACGCCGCACGGGTGGTGGACTTGCTGGACGCCGGGCGGGGCATACTGCAGCGGCGCTTCTACCGACAGCACTGCCGCTCCAACACCTCCATTGTTAGCAAGGATCTCACTCTTGTCAATCGGGACCTGAGCAGAACGCTCATCATCGACAACACGCCCAATGCGTACCGGGACTTTCCCCACAACGCCATCCCGATCAAGTCGTTCATCTACGATCCCAACGACAGggagctgctgaagctgctgcCATTCCTGGACGCCTTGCGCTTTACCAAGGATGTCCGATCGATTCTTCGTCGTCGTGTCGAAAATCACTAA